One part of the Nematostella vectensis chromosome 8, jaNemVect1.1, whole genome shotgun sequence genome encodes these proteins:
- the LOC116608458 gene encoding uncharacterized protein LOC116608458 produces MMVLYGLSVTVLLLLFSCALSLRINANVAIRLLEHSSNVLTEANTMLGMSSRALTIDAINQMKRGEKEAAMESLNQAISTLALLDVAGAGVVQNPFTSLIVNNIATRQEMSSVKLALEAYNEAIANGIAVTDAGAPTVPNKELLLNKIAELRAKAIAEFKKAVKGLPGTSDIVKNLNKAAKWSKVGTALDAFGALFDVFAIGINAWGLDIAIRDGNVPGMVSASLGIAAGVAGVGTFLAGIITGSAIIGPIGALIGAVLGLAATLIDIFSSNPSSNMEQTIKSLKALTGACKEEVKFTAGYAGPLGKFGEIYESNQAILLDITGMPKGPLKFRKAKTAADTEGFLSAGERRTIDGSVFSNTYWTVSGSEEIGYDFYGRSRAAPERTFGVSVFVDTKLVNRSGTPYKGVDIQTYNKDYENYYVHDHVSIEDYEHLKPGQKVKISTGSGHDVIAINGLIGKLEPQFTNALDVIKSQGSSQKELTFGGISRSHRKIKGAYFNHVTERVGFYHGQYRELHEFGTVRGVVLVRGSPFDDRIIMHGKNFRVEQTRGRNTYEFDIPQNVNPKDRITQQTIVDNSDSHALIRVNHQGNVKKESFSYLDKVMIIWFRDVTGRFWNPIYNISLFCKKEPRVALIHWSNLSEKKDSKRIELIKLSKTRKRQFPGETYKFEFLGDLTTGTDRQDLVKIKKPRHRNTAVQTIDMREGANRLMLTEDLMNGYSIRPGGRTLHLKNKGGEWVLEIRDPSSSDLRHDVIIKNIKQIINEYFENVLNMRDAEPDTDLGALYMESKELIPPE; encoded by the exons ATGATGGTACTGTACGGTTTAAGTGTGACTGTTCTCCTTCTTCTGTTTTCTTGTGCCTTGTCATTGCGTATCAACGCAAATGTTGCCATTCGTTTGCTCGAGCATTCATCAAATGTTCTGACAGAAGCTAACACAATGCTTGGTATGAGCTCACGCGCGTTGACCATCGACGCCATCAACCAAATGAAACGAG GTGAGAAGGAAGCAGCGATGGAGAGCTTGAATCAAGCCATTTCAACGCTGGCGTTACTTGACGTGGCGGGAGCCGGCGTCGTGCAAAACCCTTTTACATCCTTGATTGTGAACAATATCGCGACAAGACAAGAGATGTCCAGTGTCAAGCTTGCACTGGAGGCTTATAACGAAGCCATTGCTAATGGGATTGCGGTCACGGACGCAGGTGCGCCAACAGTACCAAACAAGGAACTTCTACTGAATAAG ATAGCGGAACTCCGTGCTAAAGCAATCGCAGAGTTCAAGAAGGCAGTGAAAGGCCTCCCTGGAACTAGCGACATTGTTAAAAACCTTAACAAAGCTGCAAAGTGGAGCAAAGTGGGCACAGCTCTGGATGCGTTCGGTGCACTGTTTGACGTCTTTGCCATCGGGATCAACGCCTGGGGACTTGACATAGCGATCCGAGATGGAAATGTACCAGGCATGGTGTCTGCCAGCTTGGGGATTGCTGCAG gTGTTGCTGGTGTCGGAACGTTTCTCGCAGGTATTATAACTGGGTCCGCTATTATCGGGCCTATTGGAGCTCTTATCGGTGCAGTCCTTGGCCTGGCTGCAACTTTAATAGACATCTTCTCCTCCAACCCTTCATCTAACATGGAACAAACAATCAAATCCTTAAAGGCTCTGACAGGCGCTTGCAAGGAGGAGGTTAAGTTTACGGCTGGGTATGCGGGTCCTCTTGGCAAGTTTGGAGAAATTTACGAATCAAACCAAGCAATCTTGCTAGATATCACCGGTATGCCAAAGGGGCCACTCAAATTTAGGAAAGCTAAGACAGCAGCGGACACAGAAGGTTTTTTGAGCGCTGGAGAACGTCGCACGATTGACGGGTCAGTCTTTTCCAACACTTATTGGACAGTAAGTGGTTCGGAGGAAATCGGGTATGACTTTTACGGCAGATCACGAGCAGCACCAGAAAGGACTTTTGGGGTATCCGTTTTTGTGGACACCAAACTTGTAAATCGATCTGGCACGCCTTACAAAGGAGTCGACATTCAAACGTATAATAAAGATTACGAGAACTATTACGTGCACGACCATGTCAGTATTGAAGACTACGAGCATCTAAAGCCAGGACAGAAGGTGAAAATCTCTACAGGATCGGGACATGACGTGATAGCAATCAACGGTCTGATTGGGAAACTTGAACCACAGTTTACAAACGCACTTGATGTTATCAAATCGCAAGGGAGCTCCCAAAAAGAACTAACATTCGGAGGTATCTCAAGATCACATCGCAAGATCAAAGGAGCTTACTTCAATCACGTTACAGAACGAGTGGGGTTCTATCATGGGCAATATAGAGAACTCCACGAGTTTGGCACCGTCAGAGGAGTTGTGCTCGTACGTGGAAGCCCCTTTGATGATCGCATTATCATGCACGGCAAAAATTTCCGAGTCGAGCAAACTCGAGGAAGAAACACCTACGAGTTCGACATTCCACAGAATGTCAATCCGAAAGACCGTATTACTCAACAAACGATTGTGGATAACAGTGATTCCCATGCCTTGATCCGAGTGAATCATCAAGGCAacgtaaaaaaagaaagcttcAGCTATTTGGATAAG gttaTGATCATCTGGTTCAGGGATGTAACAGGAAGATTTTGGAATCCAATTTATAATATCAGCCTCTTCTGCAAGAAGGAGCCACGTGTTGCGCTTATCCATTGGTCAAATTTATCGGAGAAAAAGGACAGCAAACGAATCGAACTAATCAAACTGAGCAAGACTAGAAAGCGTCAGTTTCCCGGGGAGACGTACAAATTTGAATTCTTAGGTGACCTCACTACTGGAACTGATAGACAAGACCTGGTCAAGATAAAGAAGCCAAGACACCGTAACACCGCTGTGCAGACGATTGACATGCGCGAGGGTGCTAACCGATTGATGCTGACTGAAGATTTGATGAATGGATATTCGATAAGACCCG GCGGTCGCACCCTCCACTTGAAGAACAAGGGTGGGGAATGGGTACTAGAGATCCGGGATCCGAGTTCAAGCGACCTCcgccatgacgtcatcattaaGAACATAAAGCAAATTATCAACGAGTACTTCGAGAATGTTCTTAACATGCGTGATGCTGAGCCAGACACGGATCTCGGCGCATTATACATGGAAAGCAAAGAGCTGATTCCACCAGAATAA
- the LOC5501329 gene encoding MFS-type transporter SLC18B1 isoform X1 — MHNHSSENERQALETDDEVHEIMSNGACTANVRPSSRASIARSLSAASTIIHTTRWTPRRVFVFILLSLVYFLTYSCLSLLSTFFTVEAQQKGARDTVIGLIFGMYPLVAFASAMMYGGWVIPRWGPKFVLLAGLVLNGGANILFAYVPHLPSGPVFIIFCFVIRTVSAFGGSACENAVLAILIGEFHENVSAIMSAVELFAGLAFAIGPLLGGLMYTAGGFKLPFLVMAVLLCLSIPAVLLFLPNTEAVTERSENKIPIFRAVTIPGVILVAIQLTLGLSLFSFLDPTLAPFTKKMGLNAAYTGLLFMVLSLAYALSTAVVGRICEKTKAFRTCLGVSFLLMGTGLLFLGPAPFLDSFVPQKKIWLLCISLGLNGVGGSLILIPSVPEMQRCCLNAGFTNGLALNSMLSGIFTAGTNFGGFAGPVLGGILVDKLGFPWMATVMAFLALSLMVLSAAWALFSWISLTNNASEERKPLLAAATRKKKKRRRRHSSNPSISNGEKQRTPTPV; from the exons ATGCATAACCATTCGTCAGAAAATGAGAGACAAGCACTGGAAACAGACGATGAAGTCCATGAAATCATGTCAAATGGAGCCTGCACAGCCAACGTCAGGCCTAGCTCCCGGGCTAGTATAGCTCGATCCCTGAGTGCGGCCAGCACGATCATACATACCACTCGATGGACGCCTAGACGAGTATTCGTCTTCATCCTACTCTCGcttgtttattttctcacgTACTCTTGTCTCTCGCTACTGTCTACGTTCTTCACGGTAGAG gcTCAACAGAAGGGTGCGAGGGACACTGTTATTGGTCTTATCTTTGGCATGTACCCCTTGGTGGCGTTTGCTTCTGCCATGATGTATGGGGGATGGGTG ATACCTCGCTGGGGGCCCAAATTCGTTCTCCTAGCTGGCCTAGTTTTAAATGGAGGAGCGAATATCTTGTTTGC GTACGTCCCTCATCTTCCATCCGGACCAGTCTTCATTATATTCTGTTTCGTCATACGTACGGTCAGTGCTTTCGGAGGGTCTGCTTGTGAGAATGCTGTTCTCGCCATCCTCATTGGTGAATTCCATGAGAATGTATCCGCGATAATG AGTGCAGTGGAGCTGTTTGCTGGACTCGCCTTCGCTATTGGTCCTTTACTGGGAGGCTTGATGTACACG GCCGGCGGGTTCAAGCTACCGTTCCTTGTGATGGCCGTGTTACTTTGTCTATCTATTCCAGCCGTGTTGTTATTTCTCCCAAACACTGAag CTGTTACAGAGCGAAGCGAGAATAAGATTCCGATTTTCCGCGCTGTAACTATCCCAGGAGTTATTCTAGTAG CTATCCAGTTGACTCTCGGCTTGAGTCTCTTCTCGTTTTTAGATCCAACGCTGGCCCCATTCACAAAAAAG ATGGGTCTGAATGCGGCCTATACGGGACTTTTGTTTATGGTGTTATCCCTGGCGTACGCCCTTTCCACTGCTGTAGTTGGCCGGATTTGTGAGAAAACG aAAGCGTTCCGAACGTGTCTAGGAGTCTCATTTCTGTTGATGGGTACCGGTCTGTTATTCCTCGGTCCCGCTCCATTCCTCGATTCCTTTGTACCGCAGAA AAAAATCTGGTTGTTATGCATCAGCCTTGGTTTAAATGGCGTGGGAGGGTCTCTCATATTAATCCCATCCGTACCAGAGATGCAACGCTGCTGCTT GAATGCAGGTTTTACCAATGGTTTGGCCTTGAACTCAATGCTGTCTGGTATATTCACGGCCGGAACGAATTTCGG AGGGTTTGCAGGTCCTGTTTTGGGTGGAATACTCGTGGATAAACTCGGGTTTCCATGGATGGCCACG GTTATGGCGTTCTTGGCTCTTTCTTTG ATGGTGCTTTCTGCTGCCTGGGCGCTGTTTTCTTGGATAAG TCTTACAAACAACGCCAGCGAGGAGAGAAAACCGCTACTTGCCGCTGCCAccagaaagaagaaaaagcgaCGACGACGTCACTCATCTAATCCATCAATCAGCAACGGGGAGAAACAAAGAACACCGACGCCAGTTTGA
- the LOC5501329 gene encoding MFS-type transporter SLC18B1 isoform X2: protein MHNHSSENERQALETDDEVHEIMSNGACTANVRPSSRASIARSLSAASTIIHTTRWTPRRVFVFILLSLVYFLTYSCLSLLSTFFTVEAQQKGARDTVIGLIFGMYPLVAFASAMMYGGWVIPRWGPKFVLLAGLVLNGGANILFAYVPHLPSGPVFIIFCFVIRTVSAFGGSACENAVLAILIGEFHENVSAIMSAVELFAGLAFAIGPLLGGLMYTAGGFKLPFLVMAVLLCLSIPAVLLFLPNTEAVTERSENKIPIFRAVTIPGVILVAIQLTLGLSLFSFLDPTLAPFTKKMGLNAAYTGLLFMVLSLAYALSTAVVGRICEKTKAFRTCLGVSFLLMGTGLLFLGPAPFLDSFVPQKKIWLLCISLGLNGVGGSLILIPSVPEMQRCCLGFAGPVLGGILVDKLGFPWMATVMAFLALSLMVLSAAWALFSWISLTNNASEERKPLLAAATRKKKKRRRRHSSNPSISNGEKQRTPTPV, encoded by the exons ATGCATAACCATTCGTCAGAAAATGAGAGACAAGCACTGGAAACAGACGATGAAGTCCATGAAATCATGTCAAATGGAGCCTGCACAGCCAACGTCAGGCCTAGCTCCCGGGCTAGTATAGCTCGATCCCTGAGTGCGGCCAGCACGATCATACATACCACTCGATGGACGCCTAGACGAGTATTCGTCTTCATCCTACTCTCGcttgtttattttctcacgTACTCTTGTCTCTCGCTACTGTCTACGTTCTTCACGGTAGAG gcTCAACAGAAGGGTGCGAGGGACACTGTTATTGGTCTTATCTTTGGCATGTACCCCTTGGTGGCGTTTGCTTCTGCCATGATGTATGGGGGATGGGTG ATACCTCGCTGGGGGCCCAAATTCGTTCTCCTAGCTGGCCTAGTTTTAAATGGAGGAGCGAATATCTTGTTTGC GTACGTCCCTCATCTTCCATCCGGACCAGTCTTCATTATATTCTGTTTCGTCATACGTACGGTCAGTGCTTTCGGAGGGTCTGCTTGTGAGAATGCTGTTCTCGCCATCCTCATTGGTGAATTCCATGAGAATGTATCCGCGATAATG AGTGCAGTGGAGCTGTTTGCTGGACTCGCCTTCGCTATTGGTCCTTTACTGGGAGGCTTGATGTACACG GCCGGCGGGTTCAAGCTACCGTTCCTTGTGATGGCCGTGTTACTTTGTCTATCTATTCCAGCCGTGTTGTTATTTCTCCCAAACACTGAag CTGTTACAGAGCGAAGCGAGAATAAGATTCCGATTTTCCGCGCTGTAACTATCCCAGGAGTTATTCTAGTAG CTATCCAGTTGACTCTCGGCTTGAGTCTCTTCTCGTTTTTAGATCCAACGCTGGCCCCATTCACAAAAAAG ATGGGTCTGAATGCGGCCTATACGGGACTTTTGTTTATGGTGTTATCCCTGGCGTACGCCCTTTCCACTGCTGTAGTTGGCCGGATTTGTGAGAAAACG aAAGCGTTCCGAACGTGTCTAGGAGTCTCATTTCTGTTGATGGGTACCGGTCTGTTATTCCTCGGTCCCGCTCCATTCCTCGATTCCTTTGTACCGCAGAA AAAAATCTGGTTGTTATGCATCAGCCTTGGTTTAAATGGCGTGGGAGGGTCTCTCATATTAATCCCATCCGTACCAGAGATGCAACGCTGCTGCTT AGGGTTTGCAGGTCCTGTTTTGGGTGGAATACTCGTGGATAAACTCGGGTTTCCATGGATGGCCACG GTTATGGCGTTCTTGGCTCTTTCTTTG ATGGTGCTTTCTGCTGCCTGGGCGCTGTTTTCTTGGATAAG TCTTACAAACAACGCCAGCGAGGAGAGAAAACCGCTACTTGCCGCTGCCAccagaaagaagaaaaagcgaCGACGACGTCACTCATCTAATCCATCAATCAGCAACGGGGAGAAACAAAGAACACCGACGCCAGTTTGA
- the LOC125570202 gene encoding uncharacterized protein LOC125570202 — translation MRKLEVEWHFNPPKASHYGGVWERMIRSIRKILRVLLGNQVVDDETLLTVMTEVEKILNDRPLTRVSDDPNDLEPLTPNKLLPVYRNACNAPVDPSFDRFTRRWRQAQYLCNIFWRRWLHEYLPALQERQKWLHPRRNLVAGDLVLLADESCPRGQWPLGLVQETFPIDSDTSDKRL, via the coding sequence atgcgcaagcttgaAGTAGAGTGGCACTTCAACCCCCCTAAGGCGAGTCACTACGGAGGTGTCTGGGAACGCATGATTCGTTCCATTCGTAAGATTCTGCGCGTTCTGCTGGGTAATCAAGTGGTGGATGACGAGACGCTGTTGACTGTTATGACAGAGGTTGAAAAGATCTTGAATGACAGACCGCTGACTCGTGTTAGTGATGACCCTAACGATCTGGAGCCCCTGACGCCCAACAAGTTGCTTCCAGTCTACCGGAACGCCTGTAATGCACCTGTTGATCCCTCATTCGACAGGTTTACGCGACGCTGGAGACAGGCTCAGTACCTGTGCAACATATTCTGGAGGCGTTGGCTTCACGAGTATCTGCCTGCATTGCAAGAGCGCCAGAAGTGGCTTCACCCACGCCGCAATCTTGTTGCTGGAGATCTCGTTCTTCTTGCTGACGAGTCTTGCCCCCGTGGGCAGTGGCCTCTTGGTTTAGTCCAAGAGACCTTCCCCATTGATTCGGACACGTCCGACAAGCGACTGTGA
- the LOC125570270 gene encoding uncharacterized protein LOC125570270 — translation MQGKWADESGKLLELKLEANFSDLTNFVEKKARVANTEFGRLVGAKPDDNKSLKPVAKYEHTPAVRSSFFATGGNGIPNDDGSKLQEVRTKVNHCTFCNGTHELVKCFKFRDKSFPGRKAFARSNKLCDNCLLPNHISRRCKTYRACLVSGCSEKHHSLLHPPTGQALQLPLQEHSSGSRAEEASPPPALVATGPSASSRLPNASGHHVSDDSSHPSYKTRIGLRIVPVIVSGKGSTEVQTYAFLDDGSDSTLCSDGLLQRLGITGTPTTFQLTTLNAEKTQRNGEEVQLQVRSLTGNETVHLDKVWSVARLPVSPRHIAVPEDLVEWPHLHDVDLHNIDNAEVTLLIGNDVPEVHWTYEERRGRRKQTYAARTILGWTVVGPLVQTNNDEEDFIFACEAETLTHQIRRMYDADFAESPSSGKSMSVEDKRALAIMESSACLVDGHYQLSLPWKYQPPCLPDNRVVAEKRLSYLKHRLERNPVLHQKYSKTVEEYIDLGHAERISEDSYPVWYLPHHPVFHAQKPDKCRVVFDCAARYRNTSLNDQLLQGPDLTNSLVGVLLRFRQEPIAVSADIEKMFHQVLVTPADTNALRFLWWPHGDLTKDLEVYKMVVHLFGAKSSPSCASFALRKTAEDNKADFPKQVSETARRNFYVDDCLKSVATQEEAKKLVLDLTTLLARGGFRLTKWMSNSREVVSSIPNDERAPSMKNRDLNLDGLPVDKALGMCWDVEQDTFFFRSLKEMNANTRRGILSVVSSLYDPLGIVAPPDSPC, via the coding sequence ATGCAAGGGAAATGGGCTGATGAGTCAGGAAAGCTATTAGAGCTCAAGCTGGAAGCTAATTTCTCGGATTTGACCAACTTCGTTGAAAAGAAAGCAAGAGTTGCCAACACAGAGTTCGGTCGGCTAGTCGGTGCGAAACCGGACGATAACAAGTCGTTGAAGCCTGTCGCCAAGTATGAACACACTCCGGCGGTAAGGTCCTCGTTTTTTGCGACTGGAGGCAACGGTATACCAAATGACGACGGCTCCAAGCTACAGGAGGTCAGAACGAAAGTCAATCATTGTACATTTTGTAACGGTACACATGAGTTGGTCAAGTGCTTTAAGTTCAGAGATAAGTCGTTTCCTGGGAGGAAAGCGTTTGCAAGATCTAATAAACTCTGCGACAATTGCTTATTACCGAACCATATTTCTAGGCGCTGTAAAACCTATAGAGCTTGTTTGGTCAGCGGCTGCTCAGAGAAACACCATTCGCTCCTTCACCCACCTACTGGTCAGGCATTGCAGTTACCGCTTCAAGAACATTCTTCCGGTTCCCGAGCTGAAGAAGCGTCACCACCCCCTGCACTGGTCGCTACAGGACCATCGGCGTCTTCCCGTCTTCCTAATGCATCAGGACACCACGTCAGCGATGATAGTTCACATCCTTCATACAAGACAAGAATTGGTCTCAGGATTGTCCCTGTGATAGTCTCTGGCAAAGGTTCCACTGAAGTGCAGACCTACGCCTTCCTTGACGACGGTTCGGATTCCACCCTATGCTCAGACGGTCTTCTTCAGAGGCTTGGTATCACTGGAACTCCTACAACTTTCCAGTTGACTACCCTCAATGCTGAGAAGACTCAGAGGAATGGCGAAGAAGTACAGCTTCAAGTAAGGTCTCTTACTGGTAACGAAACTGTTCATCTCGACAAGGTCTGGTCCGTGGCGCGACTTCCTGTCTCCCCTCGTCACATTGCCGTACCAGAAGATCTTGTCGAATGGCCCCACTTGCACGATGTAGACCTACACAACATTGATAACGCAGAAGTCACTTTGTTGATCGGCAACGATGTGCCAGAGGTGCATTGGACTTATGAAGAGCGGAGAGGACGACGAAAACAGACCTATGCTGCAAGGACCATTTTAGGATGGACAGTTGTAGGACCACTTGTTCAAACTAATAATGATGAAGAAGATTTCATATTTGCCTGTGAAGCCGAGACGCTGACTCACCAGATTAGAAGGATGTATGACGCCGACTTTGCTGAATCCCCGTCGTCTGGAAAAAGTATGTCGGTTGAAGACAAGCGCGCTTTAGCCATCATGGAGTCCTCAGCGTGTTTAGTGGATGGTCACTACCAGCTTTCCCTTCCCTGGAAGTATCAACCGCCATGTCTTCCGGACAATCGTGTCGTCGCAGAGAAGAGATTGTCCTACTTGAAACATCGCCTGGAGAGAAATCCTGTCCTCCATCAGAAATATAGCAAGACTGTGGAGGAGTACATTGACCTTGGACATGCTGAAAGAATCTCTGAGGATAGCTATCCAGTCTGGTATCTTCCTCATCATCCAGTCTTCCACGCACAGAAACCGGACAAGTGCCGAGTTGTGTTTGATTGTGCTGCACGCTACAGGAACACATCATTGAACGACCAACTCCTTCAAGGGCCCGATCTTACTAATAGTCTTGTTGGTGTACTTCTACGCTTCCGTCAAGAACCGATCGCAGTGAGTGCAGATATCGAGAAGATGTTCCACCAAGTTCTTGTTACCCCCGCTGACACAAATGCCCTACGCTTTCTTTGGTGGCCTCACGGTGACCTTACGAAAGATCTTGAAGTTTACAAGATGGTCGTGCATCTATTTGGAGCAAAATCATCACCAAGCTGTGCCAGTTTTGCTCTCCGCAAGACAGCAGAAGACAACAAAGCAGACTTCCCCAAACAAGTTTCTGAAACCGCGAGGCGAAACTTTTACGTCGATGATTGTTTGAAGAGCGTCGCCACTCAAGAAGAAGCAAAGAAACTAGTCCTTGATCTTACTACCTTGCTGGCGAGAGGAGGCTTTCGCCTAACTAAGTGGATGTCAAACAGTCGTGAAGTTGTCTCCAGTATCCCAAATGACGAGCGTGCGCCATCGATGAAGAACCGAGATCTCAATCTTGACGGCCTTCCCGTTGATAAGGCTCTTGGGATGTGCTGGGATGTGGAACAAGACACATTCTTCTTCCGATCTCTCAAGGAAATGAATGCCAACACTAGAAGAGGGATTCTATCCGTAGTCTCCTCTCTGTACGATCCGCTTGGTATCGTCGCCCCCCCTGATTCTCCCTGCTAA